The Paenibacillus polymyxa M1 DNA segment TTCTAGAGCAGTATAATAAGCTACCAGTTTATGGTATGACCCGTCCTTCCAGGTTTGAACGACACATTGACCGATGTCAGGATGTTGGCGTAGCTGATATTCTATTTCACCCAGTTCGATACGATACCCTCTGATTTTAATCTGTTCATCACTACGCCCTATAAATACCAGTTCTCCATCCGGCGTCCATTTCACAATGTCCCCGGTTTTATATAACCGCTCACTGTGTGACGGATATTCACTGCTGACTGCAATCTCTTTGTGAGCGAATCGTTCTCGAGTCAGTTCCTCACGATTCAAATATCCTCTGGCAAGCCCAATGCCCCCTACCCATAGTTCGCCGGGAACGCCGACAGGCACAGGATTGCCGAATGAGTTCAAGACGAATAAACGTTTGTTATAAACGGGTTTGCCAATCGTAATTTCTTTTCCTGGCTGGCAGACAGAAGTAGCACAAATAATCGTTACTTCGGTCGGCCCGTAAGCGTTCACAAATCGTCTTCCTCTTCCCCAATAGTCGACAATATCAGGTGTACAGGGTTCTCCAGCAGATACAAGTGTACACAATTTGGGCAATTCTCTATGTTTCATTGTTCGGAGCACCGATGGCGTCAGCATGGCAATGTGGATCTTCTTCTCTGCCAGAATATCTGAAATGTCTGCATAAGGTGGTAGTTCATCGTCTGAAAGGACAACCAAAGTCCCGCCTACTGATAACGTGCCGATCCATTCGTAGACCGAAGCGTCGAAGCTCATGGAGGCGAATTGCATGACTCTTGAGTCGGTCGTAATACCAAACTTTTCAACAAGATAAGGGATCAACGTAACCAAGCCAGCATGTTCAATGAGAGTTCCCTTCGGTTTTCCGGTAGACCCAGATGTGTAGATGACATAAGCCAGATCATTCTGTTTCAGCCCGATCTGCAAATTTTCGTAAGGATAGCAGTCCTGTTGCTCCGAGCATTCATCCACACAAATCAGCGTATGTGGTTTCATACCCAGTTGAGAAATATATGGATTTATCCTACTTACTAATTGACTGTGCGTTATAATCATTTGGGCCTGTGCATCTTCTAAAATAAATCGCAACCGCTCTCCAGGATATTGGGGATCGACCGGAAGGTAAGCAGCTCCTGCTTTCATAACTCCGAGCATTGACGGGATCACATCTGCGCTCCTGTCCATAATGATAGCAATCAGCGTGCCAGCCGGCAGAGAGCCATGTCCTTGCAGCAAATGCGACTCTATAATCATGTGGCTGATTTGATTTGCCCGGTGATTTAACTCATAATAAGTCAGCTTCTGCTCACCAAACTCCAAAGCGATCGCATTGGGTGTTCGATCAGCTTGCTCCTCGATCAATTGAACCACCGTTTTATCCAAAGGATAGGCTTGTTCTGTATCATTCCATTGTTGCATCTGTTCGAGTTCTTCCGTGGTCAGCATGGGGTGAAATAGTATCTTTTTCTGCGGAAAAAGGAGTGCATTTTCCAGCAATGTTTGAAAATGGCCTGCGAAGCTAGCGATTTGTCTTTCTCCAAAACGATTGCCATCATACTGTATTGCGCACTCCAATATATCCGCATCATAATGGTAGCAGAGTGCGATTTCTAGCTGATCTATACTTCGTAAGAGAGCCTGTGCTTTCACATTTGAACTTGGAGATAGGAAATGATCACACATTTCTGTGATACCCACATTGAAGAAATCCTTCTCTCCCCCTGATCGAGGACCGACTTTAGTCTGCTGCGAAGAATCCTTTCTCCAATCGCCGCAGGTATGTCGTTTGTTCCAATCCATTTGTGTCCTTTGTATCAAAGAGAAAAGATCATCTTCCCTCTGTATATGAATGAGTAGCGGATAATCCAGACGATCTCCTTTTTCTTCTTTGTCGGATATCATAGAATATACAACAGGCAAAGCATATTGATTGGCGTAATGGGATAGCAGTACGGACCATATGGATGTTATAAAGGAAGGCATACCTATCTGATGATCCTGTACAAATTCTAAAATCGCTTGGACCTGTCTTGTCTCCAAACGTATGCCGTAAAGCACTTGATTGTGGCCTGCAGGCTGTGAGATATTTCTACTGGAGTGAGAAAATAAAGGCAAATAACGTCGTGGTCTATCAGACCCACTCTGACTAGGTATAGTGGATGACTCTATCACTTATTGTACCTCCCCTATCCGGGATGCTATACCAGCAGCTTGATAAAAAGCAGCCCTGACTTCCTCTACTTCTATCTCGTAACTGCATCGTATAGAAAAGATAAGACCATCCGTGTAGGAAGAAGCAATGCAATTGAACAGTGAATGGATCGGCAGTGGATTCGGTTGCTTTATAACGGTATCATCATAATAATTGCTGTATTTTGAGCCTGCCTTTGTGCTGTTTCCTAAATAGTTAAACATGAATAAATCTAGTTGCTCATACTGCTTCCCCAACTGTGCAAGTGTTCTGGTCCGCTTCCACTTGTCTTTGTAATCAGGGCTTGTAAGAAGATGCATAAAATTGATCGTATGGTCTTTTAATAAATCCAGTCTGCTTCTGACAGACTGCATCATTTCATCTGGATTTTGCTTCAGATCCAACAGCATAGGCACAAAATCAATAAATTCACCGGTCGTGTTATAATAAGCTTCCTCGTCGTATCTTCTTCCATCATATAAAAATAACAATGGCAGCTTATCCATACCTAAATATGTTTGCAGGCCCCTTGTATAGACATAAAGCGCCAGCTCTAAAGAAGGATTTGCAGCGGGAATGCATACGTTAAACAGGTAGGCTTCTGTGCTCGTTCGAAGCTTCGGGGCTTGGAAGATGTATTGCTTGCTTTTTTGGAACGCTTCCAAATTAAAAGATGATATTAATTCTGGTTCCGTGATTCCTTTTGGTCCACTTTGGATTTGTCTAACATACTCCACATAGGGCTTCACTTCATCCGTAGGAAGGGAGCGATTTTGAAGTAGACTCCTGTAGCTAGCAATCAGCTGTCGCTCAGCTACTTCCGAGGTCACCCGGTCGCATATCGCATGATGATAAATAGTAATGACATAATGTTCACGCAGGTTCCGTTTCAGCACAAACATGTGGAATAACATTTGCTCTCCGGCGAATCGGGTATTTGTAACATAATCATTTATCATTTCCATGAGGGGGCCACATGGATTGTAAGCTGACACATCAATAATGTTAAGTCTTGGCACATTATCACTAGGCAGTACGTATTCCCTCCAATAAGTCCATCCATCTCTTTGGGTCGGAACACTCCTCAGTAATCCTTGACTTTGGACAAAATGATTGTAGGCCTGATTCAAAAAATTATAATGTACACACTCATCCAGCCTAAATACACCTAAACTTGGTGGTGTTTGAAACGAAATTTGCATTTGTTGAATTCCACTTAGTGGATATTCTTGTGCCACTTCTCCTCTTTTAAGAAACTGATCTTTTTTCAAATAATCATCTTCCAATTGCTTGCGTAAACTTTCCACTGGATCCGAATTCATGCTCTTTAAGCCTAGACGCTGGAAAAATTCCTCTTCATCCATCGTCCAGTATTGATCAGCCATTTCAGCTCTTAGATGCAGTGGTACAATATAGTGTGGCAGTAGCTCTGGAGCTACTTTTCCGTCCATAATCCGCAAGATATGGTTAACGTCAGCCACCATGTCGGAGTAAAGCACCTGAATATCTCTAACTTCGTGAATAAAATCCCTTACTTGGTATTTCACCCACTCAAAAACACCATCCGTTTCTTGGTGAAGCCAAGACATCAGCTGATGTCTTGTTTTAATGATGCCCTGCTGCTGTTGGGACCCGATAACACTATTCTGTGTTGAACGAAGGTAATCAGCGAGGGCCCGAATCGTTTTATAGTGATAAATGTCTGCTAAAGTGACGTGATATCCTGCCCACTCCATCCTTGACATTAATGTAAGCGCATGAATAGAATGTCCACCGAGGTCGACAAAGCTATCTAAAACACTGATCTGCTGCAGTCCCAATACATCCTGCCATATATCCATCAGCTTCGTCTCCAGTCCCGGCTCAGGAGGGACATATTCTGCTCCAGCATGCATATTTCCTTGAAGGGCCAATAGTGCCTTGCGATCCAGCTTACCATTCAGTGTCAGTGGCATCTGCTCTAATTGAGTAAAAAAAGAGGGAATCATGTAATTCGGCAGTTTTATAGAGAGAGCAAATTTAATTTCATCTGTTGTCAGTTTTGTGGTCGCTGTAAAGTACGCTTCCAGTTGCTTCTGTCCGTCCTCATTTTCGCGGGCAATAACAGCCGCTTCTTGTATATCATTTATTTTTAATAGATGCGACTCTATTTCTCCTGGCTCAATTCGGTACCCCCGTATTTTCACTTGACCGTCGATCCGGCTAATATATTCGATGTTTCCGTCCGCTTGCTCTTGTACCCAATCTCCGGTACGATACAACCTGCCTCCAGGTACCCGTGAAGACTGAATAAACCGCTCTGCTGTCAGCTCTGGACGATTCAAATAACCTTTAACTAATCCATCGCCAGTGATGTACAATTCGCCTGCAACTCCCTGCGGCAGAGGACACAGCTTCGAATCCAGGACATAAATCTTCGTGTTGCTAATTGGTTTGCCGATCGGCACAGTATTCGCATTTTCGTCCAAATGATCAACCGGGTAATACGTAGCAAATACCGTGCTCTCCGTCGGCCCATAGACATGAATTAAACGGCCGGGACCCAGAACAGCGAACGCTTTACGCACATGGCTGACCGACACCTTCTCACCACCGAATAGCAAGGTTTCAATGGTTGCAAAGCAGCCGGGATCAATATCCACCAATGCATTAAAAAGAGCCGTCGTGACAAAGCATTTTGTAATCTGTTGTGTACGTAGTATATTTGATAGCTCCCGTGCATTCATAGATTGATCCTGTGTACTCAAAACAAGAGTGCCCCCATTAAGCAAAGCCCCATAAATACCAAATGTAGCACCATCAAACGAAAAACTGGACACTTGCAATATCCGATCTTTTGTCGAGAAATGGATGTAATTTGGCTTTTTAACAACACGTGTAATGTTGTAGTGCATCGTTAAGGTTCCCTTAGGTTCGCCCGTAGAACCGGACGTATACATAATGCATGCTAGCGTATCGGAACCTTGAATAGATGTGAGATTCCCTGTTTCTTTTCCATAATTCCGCTTGTCCATCAAATCCAGTACAAGACTATCGAGCTCCAATGGGTTGTGGATTGGAAGCCGGGTCAGCAGGAGGGTTGCGCCGGAATCCGTCAGCATATAGCGTATACGTTCCTTGGGATATTGCGGATCAATCGGCACATAGGCTCCCCCGGCTTTTAAAATTCCGAAAATCCCGATAATCATCTCCAACGAGCAGTCAACCATGATCCCGACGGGCTCGTCTTTATCTACACCTTTGGCTCGCAAAACATGCGCAAGCTGATTGGCCTGTTTGTTCAGATCGGCATACGTCAAGTGCTTGTCCCCAAATACAACCGCTACGTGGTCTGGTGTACGCTCAACCTGCTCCTCAAACAATTGATGAATCGTTTTCTCCCGCGGGTAATCCGCTAACATACCGTGTAACATGTTTAAGATCATCTCCTTCTCCTGTCAGCCATAATCCAGATATTACATTAGGTTGGATATTTAACTGGAGAAAAAGAAATGACATCAGAGCTTGTTTTTCGACTGAAAATTTCTTTAAAATAAGTATATAGCTACTTCTTGCTCTACAATAAAATACCACAGATTGGTTACTCGACTGGAGGAAAAGAAATGACATCGGAGTGGCAGAGATTACAGACCAAACTGCCGGAATGGGTAGAACAAAGCCGTCATGAGTATATTCATGGCAAGGTAGCAGCATATATTCCCGAACTGTCCAAAGCCCCGGCCGACGCGCTGGGTATTGTGGTAATGAACGGTGCGGGTGAGACCGTGGTAGCCGGAGATACGGAAATACAATTTACGATGCAGAGCATCTCAAAGGTATTTACGCTCATTCTGGCCTTGATGGATAATGGAGAGGACGTTGTCTTCTCTAAGGTGGGGATGGAGCCTACCGGGGACCGTTTTAATTCCATGCTAAAGCTAGAACTGGTTGAGCCGGGGATACCGTTTAATCCACTGATTAACGCTGGAGCAATTGCTGTCTCCTCTCTGATTCGCGGAAACAGTCCAGAAGAGAGATTTGCCCGTGTCCTTCAATTTTTCCGTCTGCTTACTCATAATGACACATTGGAATATGATCAGGATGTCTACGATTCAGAATCAGCCACAGGCCATTTAAACCGTTCCCTTGCTTATTTTCTAATGGAAAAGGGGATTTTAAGAGGTCATGTGGAGGATGTGCTTGACGTCTATTTCAGACATTGTGCTGTCAAATTGAACTGTACAGATTTAGCACGTATGGGACTCATACTAGCCTACAACGGCCGTGATCCGGTCACAGGTATACCTCTGATTCCCCGTCGCTATGTACAGATCGCCAAAACATTTATGACAACATGCGGTATGTATGACGCCTCTGGTGAATTCGCCATTCAAGTCGGGCTCCCTGCCAAAAGCGGCGTATCTGGTAGTATAATGACGATGGTACCCGGACGATACGGCATCGGGCTAGTGGGTCCTTCATTGAATCGTATGGGCAACAGTACAGCGGGGGTACACTTGCTGGAGACAATGTCACGGGATTTGGATTGGAGCTTGTTTTAGTATAAAAAAAGGGTATTCCCAGCCAGTACGGCTTGTAGGAATACCCTTTTTTGTTACGTTCCTGCTATGTTAAATGGTTTGACCTTGAACCAATTTAATTTGAATGCGGAACGGGTCAGCCACATACAGGGCCCCATCACGTTTTTGTAATCCATAACCTGCCGCAGTCAAACGAGCAGTAATGGCATCCAATTCTTGTTGGTCTGGAACAATCAGTTCAAAATAATCCAATCCAGCAGCCTGCTCGGGAGCTGGTGGTGCTCCTTCACCTGCCCATATATTCAAGCCCATATGGTGGTGGTAGCCACCCGCGGAAACGAACAGGGCTGAAGATCCGTATCGGCACGTAATGTCAAAGCCAAGCACATCGCAATAAAATTGCTGTGCTGTGCGCAGATTAGATACATGGAAGTGAACGTGCCCAATTACTGTTCCCTGTGGCAGCCCCTGCCAAGGTAAATTTTCAGAAATGGCAATCAGGTCTTCTGCATCCACGGGACCTGTTCCCATCATGTAAAATCCATGTGCATCTCTTTTCCATTGATCACGAGGACGATCCGCATAGATTTCAATCCCGTTATTATCGGGATCATGGATGTATAGTGCTTCACTTACATCATGATCTCCCTGTCCGATTTCAATCTCATGAGCTAGCAGATTACGCAAAGACAGGCCAAGAGCTACACGGTTCGGTAGAAGAATAGCAAAGTGATATAATCCGGCTACGGACTGGCGCGGCAGAATAACTGCATTTTCAATATAATTAAGGATCAGTAGCGCATGCTTTCCGTCGACAGTCAATTCAGCCGTATCCGCCGTTTGACGCAGAAGCTGTAAACCAACGACCTCAGTGTAAAATTGAATAGAACGCTCCAAGTTACTAACTTTTAATGAAACCTGCCCGATTTTAGTGTTGTCATGAATATGTGCTGTCATCAGATTTCCCTCTTTCTACATGGATTGGAGGACTAAGGATGAAACGAAATTATTGTTCTGTTGACCCACGACGACTGAACAAAGAATCCAGAGAGAAACGAGTTGTCGGTGCAAATACGAGATGAAGAGCTACCAGAATAAAAGCAATATCCAGCTCATAGCCAGCTCCTTGACCATTCCCCATCAACCCACCGGACAATTTGGCCGTGAAAATGGCACCGATCAATACAATAACTAAAAGTCCGGATACATAGCGAGTAAGCAATCCAAGAATTAATGCAATCCCGCCGACCAACTCAATCACCGCAACGACATAACCTAAAAATCCTGGGACGCCAATGCTGGAAAACCAGCCTGCTACATTACCCAACCCCATTTGGAATTTAGCAATTCCGTGTACCAAAAACAAAATTCCGAGCGCCACCCGCATAATTGTAGAAACGTTTCTGCTTGCCGAACTCATGTTATCTCTCCATTCTGTTTGTTTTATTACACTCATACAAGCGTATATGAATAATTAATTTATATTACTAATAATTTAGTTAAAAAAATAATAACGTTCGAATCTATACGGCAACATATATGTGTGAATCAAACTCAATTATTAGTAATAGTAATAATTATTTTGTAATGTGAATTTAGCATAAGAAACTATAGTCTGTCAACAAATTATTTGGTATGATAAATAATAAATTAGTATACATTATATTTCCCAGAAGGAGGAACGCTCAATGGGTATAGGATGCAACATTCGTGCCGCTCGTAAACGTAAAAATTTATCCATCCAGCAAATATGCGAACGAACCGGACTATCTCAAGGGTTTATGAGTCAAGTAGAAAATAATAAAACCTCCCCTTCCATCGCTACATTGGACAGCATCGCTAATGCGCTTAATGTACCTCTCGCTTTTCTGCTTCTTAAAGAAGAGGAACGAATGCAAGTGATTCGCAAGGACGAGCGCCGTAAAACGTTGTATGGTAAAAACAAGCTCCAGGTTGATCATTTGGGAGGGCAGGGTAACGTCAAAATGATGCTCGTTGAAATGCCGCCAGGCTCATCTACAGAAGAAGAGCATGCTCATGCAGGAGATGAGATTCATTTTATTTTGGAGGGCACAGTATACGTGGAGCAGGGCGAGGATTCAGCTACGCTGGAAGCAGGAGATTCCTTTAGCTGGAGAGCGGCCATCCCCCACTATGCCAAAAATGTAGGAGAAAACAACGCTCGTATTCTGATCTCCGTATTCCTCGAAGCAGAAAATGATGCCTAATCAAGATTTGAGCACATCACAATATCAATTCCCCATATCATTGCAAAAAGCGTGTACCTGGAAGTTAAATTAACTTCAACGATACACGCTTTTTTGTAGTAGCTGTTTAACTTATTCCATCGCTTGCTGAGTATCTGTACGCGATTCCCACGGAAGCTTGAAGGTTTTCATGATCTTTTTGGCATTGGCTGAGAGTACGGTTACCGGATCACCAGTCATTCCCAGCAGTTCTTCTTTTTTATCTATAGTAACACGCCCATAAAAAGTAGTGCTGCTGTCTCCCCATCCTGTAGTATACTCATAGATCAGCGGTTTATTAAATTTCGGATAGGTTCCCCACTGATTTTTGGCCTTGTTTTCCAAGAAAAGGTCCAGCGGATCGTATTCCATCGTAAATGTTTTATCAAAGGGAGCTCCCACATACCCTTGATAGGTGACCATCGGAAAATCGTCCTTCACTTCAACCAGACTCAGCACATCCCCGTCCACTGTAAAATACCGTAATGCTTCACCTTGAGGAAACATGTAGACACTAGACAAAAGCTCAGT contains these protein-coding regions:
- a CDS encoding non-ribosomal peptide synthetase — its product is MILNMLHGMLADYPREKTIHQLFEEQVERTPDHVAVVFGDKHLTYADLNKQANQLAHVLRAKGVDKDEPVGIMVDCSLEMIIGIFGILKAGGAYVPIDPQYPKERIRYMLTDSGATLLLTRLPIHNPLELDSLVLDLMDKRNYGKETGNLTSIQGSDTLACIMYTSGSTGEPKGTLTMHYNITRVVKKPNYIHFSTKDRILQVSSFSFDGATFGIYGALLNGGTLVLSTQDQSMNARELSNILRTQQITKCFVTTALFNALVDIDPGCFATIETLLFGGEKVSVSHVRKAFAVLGPGRLIHVYGPTESTVFATYYPVDHLDENANTVPIGKPISNTKIYVLDSKLCPLPQGVAGELYITGDGLVKGYLNRPELTAERFIQSSRVPGGRLYRTGDWVQEQADGNIEYISRIDGQVKIRGYRIEPGEIESHLLKINDIQEAAVIARENEDGQKQLEAYFTATTKLTTDEIKFALSIKLPNYMIPSFFTQLEQMPLTLNGKLDRKALLALQGNMHAGAEYVPPEPGLETKLMDIWQDVLGLQQISVLDSFVDLGGHSIHALTLMSRMEWAGYHVTLADIYHYKTIRALADYLRSTQNSVIGSQQQQGIIKTRHQLMSWLHQETDGVFEWVKYQVRDFIHEVRDIQVLYSDMVADVNHILRIMDGKVAPELLPHYIVPLHLRAEMADQYWTMDEEEFFQRLGLKSMNSDPVESLRKQLEDDYLKKDQFLKRGEVAQEYPLSGIQQMQISFQTPPSLGVFRLDECVHYNFLNQAYNHFVQSQGLLRSVPTQRDGWTYWREYVLPSDNVPRLNIIDVSAYNPCGPLMEMINDYVTNTRFAGEQMLFHMFVLKRNLREHYVITIYHHAICDRVTSEVAERQLIASYRSLLQNRSLPTDEVKPYVEYVRQIQSGPKGITEPELISSFNLEAFQKSKQYIFQAPKLRTSTEAYLFNVCIPAANPSLELALYVYTRGLQTYLGMDKLPLLFLYDGRRYDEEAYYNTTGEFIDFVPMLLDLKQNPDEMMQSVRSRLDLLKDHTINFMHLLTSPDYKDKWKRTRTLAQLGKQYEQLDLFMFNYLGNSTKAGSKYSNYYDDTVIKQPNPLPIHSLFNCIASSYTDGLIFSIRCSYEIEVEEVRAAFYQAAGIASRIGEVQ
- the glsA gene encoding glutaminase A, which produces MTSEWQRLQTKLPEWVEQSRHEYIHGKVAAYIPELSKAPADALGIVVMNGAGETVVAGDTEIQFTMQSISKVFTLILALMDNGEDVVFSKVGMEPTGDRFNSMLKLELVEPGIPFNPLINAGAIAVSSLIRGNSPEERFARVLQFFRLLTHNDTLEYDQDVYDSESATGHLNRSLAYFLMEKGILRGHVEDVLDVYFRHCAVKLNCTDLARMGLILAYNGRDPVTGIPLIPRRYVQIAKTFMTTCGMYDASGEFAIQVGLPAKSGVSGSIMTMVPGRYGIGLVGPSLNRMGNSTAGVHLLETMSRDLDWSLF
- a CDS encoding VOC family protein translates to MTAHIHDNTKIGQVSLKVSNLERSIQFYTEVVGLQLLRQTADTAELTVDGKHALLILNYIENAVILPRQSVAGLYHFAILLPNRVALGLSLRNLLAHEIEIGQGDHDVSEALYIHDPDNNGIEIYADRPRDQWKRDAHGFYMMGTGPVDAEDLIAISENLPWQGLPQGTVIGHVHFHVSNLRTAQQFYCDVLGFDITCRYGSSALFVSAGGYHHHMGLNIWAGEGAPPAPEQAAGLDYFELIVPDQQELDAITARLTAAGYGLQKRDGALYVADPFRIQIKLVQGQTI
- a CDS encoding DoxX family protein, translated to MSSASRNVSTIMRVALGILFLVHGIAKFQMGLGNVAGWFSSIGVPGFLGYVVAVIELVGGIALILGLLTRYVSGLLVIVLIGAIFTAKLSGGLMGNGQGAGYELDIAFILVALHLVFAPTTRFSLDSLFSRRGSTEQ
- a CDS encoding helix-turn-helix domain-containing protein, with the translated sequence MGIGCNIRAARKRKNLSIQQICERTGLSQGFMSQVENNKTSPSIATLDSIANALNVPLAFLLLKEEERMQVIRKDERRKTLYGKNKLQVDHLGGQGNVKMMLVEMPPGSSTEEEHAHAGDEIHFILEGTVYVEQGEDSATLEAGDSFSWRAAIPHYAKNVGENNARILISVFLEAENDA